A window from Argopecten irradians isolate NY chromosome 3, Ai_NY, whole genome shotgun sequence encodes these proteins:
- the LOC138318690 gene encoding ankycorbin-like, translating to MTTPPNVKAVRFNEEVKETELTGRWSFLRYLLTLNDELNLQIVADTLEDRGALIPSQKEAILQQTSDRERTEKCLELVRKSGPKSYTLLCEVLKDCGYSNLVESLKAEHGEDSEYNEESEQLLLNIKDLEISNITFTPDIGTTPSGDLSVVGMKMSLTDLAKDTKASQKDIAIVMQKQSDLEQHLQEVMKSLDTAKEALAREREEKLQLQEQLSARTDDLEDMQRKYRELQKAMGKLKETNNKYHEKVTKLQIDNEELRKSTKDKGNLQIELESKKEEITSLKKQIEEQKLQITDQQSLISDRLGVIDSLATEHQKLSDGQSKLESLINRQSEQITTLLTEKEESQVHLSNQQQQLNFQHNSILMLQESMEKLQQQLETQAEQNVIGIYPSEQHHRPRRGAPTKQPVYYRPFNSTGKPENSKNAFWKHPQDSNRSRHK from the exons ATGACTACTCCTCCTAATGTCAAGGCAGTGAGATTCAATGAGGAAGTAAAGGAAACAGAACTAACAGGGAGATGGAGTTTTCTCAG ATACCTCCTCACACTTAACGACGAGCTGAACCTTCAGATAGTGGCGGATACTTTAGAGGACAGAGGAGCACTGATCCCGTCACAGAAGGAGGCGATCCTACAGCAAACATCCGACCGAGAGAGGACCGAGAAATGCCTGGAGCTGGTGAGGAAGTCTGGTCCTAAGTCTTACACTCTGTTGTGTGAAGTATTGAAGGACTGTGGCTACAGCAATCTCGTAGAGTCGCTCAAAGCAGAGCACGGAGAAGACAGTGAAT ATAACGAGGAGTCGGAACAGCTCTTGTTGAATATCAAAGATTTAGAG ATCTCGAACATAACGTTCACACCAGACATAGGAACAACACCATCCGGAGATCTTTCAGTGGTGGGAATGAAAATGTCGTTAACCGATCTGGCCAAAGATACTAAGGCATCACAAAAGGACATCGCCATTGTGATGCAAAAACAATCTGACTTAGAGCAGCATCTCCAGGAAGTAATGAAGTCACTAGATACTGCCAAAGAGGCACTAGCGCGTGAACGCGAGGAGAAATTACAGCTCCAAGAGCAGCTCAGTGCCAGAACTGACGACTTGGAAGATATGCAGAGAAAATATCGCGAGCTACAGAAGGCAATGGGGAAACTGAAAGAAACGAACAATAAGTATCACGAAAAAGTGACAAAACTACAAATTGACAATGAAGAGTTACGCAAAAGTACAAAGGATAAAGGGAACTTGCAGATTGAACTGGAATCGAAAAAGGAAGAGATAACGTCGCTGAAGAAACAAATCGAGGAACAAAAACTTCAGATCACAGACCAGCAGTCCTTAATCAGCGATCGGCTCGGAGTAATCGATAGCTTAGCAACTGAACACCAAAAGTTGAGTGATGGACAATCAAAGCTTGAAAGTTTGATAAATCGACAAAGTGAACAAATCACGACTTTACTGACTGAGAAAGAGGAGTCACAGGTACATCTGTCTAACCAGCAGCAGCAACTCAACTTCCAACATAACTCGATACTGATGCTGCAGGAGAGCATGGAGAAACTGCAGCAGCAACTAGAGACCCAGGCCGAGCAGAACGTTATAGGAATATACCCGTCGGAGCAGCATCACCGCCCCAGGCGTGGGGCACCCACCAAACAGCCAGTCTACTACAGACCCTTCAACTCTACCGGCAAGCCGGAGAACTCCAAGAACGCTTTCTGGAAACATCCACAGGATAGCAACAGAAGCAGGCATAAATGA
- the LOC138318691 gene encoding nuclear valosin-containing protein-like has protein sequence MSNQKKQKGQYFSDPRLLSRVRQYVKYANASRKPVVISVMADDLQNQYGEYGRKKKNAFAKSVEKAYKVVLSETGMDNTSQLEDQHIRKRQKTSTNNQSLTEADGCSSDSDGSFSSNPDNYVSYEDNNGMNSMMSSLYQKSPKPSKDNSKPSSPWYDSSSQTSKKDSAISFCDQIDLTDSPSSFVSKEDDGSTNKSVFLEDMDADGDSATFFVDRVGSKGNNSTPNNKSQPKSKADDDTSTLGDKKVKKKSIKEGNAKKVIKKRKKKVADDEDDDDQSHMKKKKGPEVQTSTTTFADFGGNEECLMEVCKLLVHMKHPEVYQQLGVTPPRGFLLHGPPGCGKTLLAHAIAGELGLPFIKIAATEVVSGVSGESEEKIRDLFDKAATSAPCVVFIDEIDAISPKRETASKDMERRIVAQLLTCMDDLCSKTSSHVLVIGATNRPDSIDPALRRAGRFDREICLGIPDEKARKRILLVLCRELKLAENFDFDFLAKNTPGYVGADIMSLAREASMTAVNRVFQDLQSKNAITSTLSHIALSSTTNSDILCKEGQTDNLSERPTDVSMETQSQLSKEGQTEPELPQEVSNELSMEGQTEVYKDNQIDVSMEICTTKSVNKETVQRNLKKDVKAELDTVLTWLKEQPPLSQEQMENLYITMEDFMEALKHVQPSAKREGFATIPDVTWDNIGALHSVREDLQLAILAPVKHSEAFSELGLDRAQGILLAGPPGCGKTLLAKAVANESGINFISVKGPELLNMYVGESERAVRQVFQRARNSSPCVIFFDELDALCPRRTDSGEGGSSVRVVNQLLTEMDGLEERKQVFIMGATNRPDIIDPAVLRPGRLDKTIYVGLPNSTDRLDILMTITKKGTKPKLEEDVNLEEVANDTRCQRYTGADLAALVREASVCALKTIISCTGDKKPSLIVTKKHFELAFTRVQPSVSTKDQAKYEKLKESLSSG, from the exons ATGTCAAACCAAAAGAAACAGAAGGGACAGTATTTCAGCGATCCGCGGTTGTTATCACGTGTTCGACAG TACGTCAAGTATGCTAATGCCTCAAGAAAGCCCGTTGTTATAAGTGTTATGGCAGATGACCTGCAGAATCAATATGG AGAGTATGGCAGAAAGAAGAAAAATGCTTTTGCAAAGTCAGTGGAAAAAG CATACAAAGTTGTATTAAGCGAAACAGGCATGGACAACACAAGCCAACTAGAAGATCAGCACATCAGGAAAAGGCAAAAAACAAGTACAAATAATCAAAG TTTGACAGAAGCTGATGGTTGTTCATCAGATTCAGATGGAAGTTTCTCCTCCAATCCTGACAACTATGTGTCATATGAA GATAACAATGGAATGAACAGCATGATGTCAAGCCTTTACCAGAAAAGTCCAAAACCAAGCAAAGATAACTCAAAACCATCCTCACCTTGGTATGATTCCAGTTCACAAACTTCCAAAAAAGATTCTGCTATTTCATTTTGTGACCAAATTGACTTAACTGATTCTCCAAGCTCATTTGTATCTAAAGAAGATGATGGAAGTACAAATAAAAGTGTATTTTTGGAAGATATGGATGCAGATGGTGACAGTGCTACATTTTTCGTGGACAGAGTAGGatcaaaggggaataactctacACCAAACAATAAGTCTCAACCTAAAAGTAAAGCTGATGATGATACAAGTACCCTGGGCGATAAGAAAGTGAAAAAGAAATCTATCAAGGAAGGAAATGCTAAAAAG GTTATAAAGAAACGGAAGAAGAAGGTTgctgatgatgaagatgatgatgaccaGAGTCacatgaagaagaaaaaag GACCAGAGGTACAAACATCGACTACAACCTTTGCTGACTTTGGGGGAAATGAAGAATGCTTGatg GAGGTATGCAAGTTGCTTGTACATATGAAACACCCAGAAGTTTACCAGCAGCTAGGCGTGACACCACCAAGAGGATTCCTCCTTCATGGTCCCCCGGGCTGTGGCAAAACTCTTTTGGCACATGCTATTGCTGGG GAGTTGGGTTTACCATTCATCAAGATAGCAGCCACAGAGGTGGTGTCAGGTGTGTCTGGGGAGTCCGAGGAGAAGATCAGAGACTTGTTTGACAAAGCTGCG ACATCTGCACCATGTGTTGTGTTTATCGATGAGATTGATGCCATTTCGCCTAAACGAGAGACTGCCTCTAAGGACATGGAGCGTCGTATTGTAGCTCAGCTTCTCACTTGTATGGATG ACCTCTGCAGTAAAACCAGTTCTCATGTCCTGGTGATTGGAGCGACTAACAGACCTGACTCTATAGACCCTGCTCTCCGAAGGGCTGGCCGATTCGACAGGGAGATTTGTCTTGGTATACCAGACGAAAAAGCTAGAAAACG aaTACTGCTAGTGCTGTGTAGAGAATTGAAGCTGGCAGAGAACTTTGACTTTGATTTCCTGGCCAAAAACACCCCAGGTTATGTAGGTGCAGATATCATGTCTCTTGCGAGGGAGGCATCAATGACCGCCGTGAACAG AGTATTCCAGGATTTGCAATCCAAGAATGCAATAACCAGCACACTGAGTCATATCGCACTCAGTAGTACTACAAATAGTGACATATTATGTAAGGAAGGTCAAACGGACAACCTTTCAGAGAGACCGACAGACGTATCCATGGAGACACAAAGTCAACTTTCGAAGGAGGGACAAACAGAACCAGAACTCCCACAAGAGGTATCCAATGAATTATCTATGGAGGGACAAACAGAAGTCTATAAGGACAATCAAATTGATGTATCCATggaaatatgcacaacaaaaTCAGTAAATAAGGAAACAGTTCAAAGAAACTTGAAGAAAGATGTAAAAGCTGAATTAGACACAG TATTGACCTGGCTGAAGGAACAACCTCCACTGAGTCAGGAACAGATGGAGAACCTCTACATTACTATGGAAGACTTTATG GAGGCTCTGAAGCATGTGCAGCCATCAGCCAAGAGAGAAGGCTTTGCTACTATACCTGATGTGACTTGGGACAATATTGGAGCCCTACACAGTGTGAGAGAGGATTTACAACTGGCCATTCTG GCACCTGTTAAACATTCGGAAGCCTTCAGTGAACTCGGACTAGACAGAGCACAGGGGATCCTGCTGGCGGGACCTCCTGGCTGTGGCAAAACACTTTTGGCCAAG GCTGTAGCGAATGAATCTGGTATTAACTTTATCTCTGTCAAGGGCCCAGAGCTTCTGAATATG TACGTGGGAGAGAGTGAGCGGGCTGTCCGACAGGTGTTCCAGCGGGCTAGAAACTCCTCGCCGTGTGTCATCTTCTTTGATGAACTTGATGCCCTTTGTCCTCGCAGAACGGATAGTGGGGAG GGTGGCTCAAGTGTGAGAGTTGTAAACCAACTGTTGACGGAGATGGATGGTCTGGAGGAAAGGAAGCAAGTGTTTATTATGGGAGCTACAAACAGGCCAG ATATAATAGATCCGGCTGTCTTGCGTCCGGGTAGACTGGACAAGACTATTTATGTGGGATTGCCCAATTCAACTGACCGGCTAGACATCCTGATGACCATTACAAAG AAGGGAACGAAGCCTAAGCTGGAGGAGGACGTTAATTTGGAGGAGGTGGCTAATGATACGAGGTGTCAGCGTTACAC AGGAGCAGATTTGGCAGCTTTGGTGAGGGAGGCATCAGTTTGTGCATTAAAGACAATCATCAGTTGTACAGGAGACAAAAAGCCCTCCCTCATTGTCACTAAGAAACACTTTGAATTGGCCTTTACAAGAGTTCAACCGTCTGTATCAACAAAG GACCaggcaaaatatgaaaaactcAAGGAATCTTTATCATCAGGATGA